In the Malassezia vespertilionis chromosome 3, complete sequence genome, one interval contains:
- a CDS encoding uncharacterized protein (TransMembrane:2 (i78-105o398-418i); EggNog:ENOG503NVQ8; COG:I), which produces MDPAQLEGRRLLVEEFVNLDHVEAYAQALREEDKTLGPGMRRISAASDFAPIHEQVKTKSEVDDVQLRSVDRGIPEGFMFFIVRWPLLFIVWWFIAVDFTLYVAIRQIVNAIEKLAAWRGESRRLRNKMRAASTYAEWKRAALELDAFRGYSAWKEQDASAYYDWRIIQRIITALRMTRMQDDSHALIGVLNLCLKNNFAGIENFALYSQSFYGTKRLIEQYHHEVDRALHYLETCPTVDIKVKRTFYGVSTINYGKTALCLSGGASFAYYHFGVVKALLDADLLPSIVSGTSAGGLVAALVCTRTNKELRELLIPELAYRITGCDEPIHILLLRIFRTGARFDAVRWAQKAQFFTRGSLTFREAYQRTGKTLNISVVPFDQHSPAQLLNYITAPDCLIWSALIASAAVPGILNPVFLMQKDPDGSLRPWSWGYKFRDGSLRVDIPLQHLHSLFNVTYPIVSQVNPHVHLFHYGNRGTPGRPTAYRQGKGWRGGFLLSAAELILKLNLTTNFKILRDLQLMPKLLGQDWSSVFLQSFHGAVTIWPKSRFRDWPRILTDPDTNEMRRLLFSAQNVTFPKLYMIGNRMRIERAITRGREACRAVREASTEDDPPNIFTQPASPTLDVAGMELSDPEPGMDDSSTPMDMNINYKHPGLATPQHMSWQDPVRLKRRTSSVLETYSPQWYRFVQNRESDLMDWKTPLFTASPEHASLSSHRTSRFPSPGADTPPERQSSPNPFRAP; this is translated from the exons ATGGATCCCGCCCAGTTAGAGGGCCGGCGGCTCCTTGTGGAAGAATTTGTCAATTTAGATCATGTTGAAGCGTatgcgcaagcactgcgcgaaGAAGACAAGACCCTTGGGCCGGGGATGCGGCGGATTTCTGCTGCGTCCGACTTTGCCCCAATTCACGAGCAAGTGAAAACGAAGAGCGAGGTGGATGACGTGCAGTTGCGTTCGGTAGATCGTGGTATCCCAGAAGGATTTATGTTTTTTATTGTGCGATGGCCGCTGCTTTTTATTGTCTGGTGGTTTATCGCGGTTGACTTTACTTTGTACGTGGCCATTCGCCAAATTGTAAATGCCATCGAGAAACTCGCTgcgtggcgcggcgagagTAGGCGTTTGCGGAACAagatgcgcgctgcatctaCCTATGCGGAGtggaagcgcgcggcattggagctcgacgcgttCCGGGGGTACAGCGCGTGGAAAGAGCAGGACGCGAGCGCATATTACGATTGGCGCATCATCCAGCGCATCATtactgcgctgcgcatgaCGCGCATGCAAGACGATAGCCATGCGCTAATCGGCGTGCTGAACTTGTGCCTTAAAAACAACTTTGCGGGCATTGAGAATTTCGCGCTGTACAGCCAGTCGTTTTACGGGACGAAGCGCCTGATCGAGCAGTACCACCACGAAGtggatcgcgcgctgcactaCCTCGAGACGTGTCCGACAGTGGACATAAAAGTAAAGCGCACATTTTACGGCGTATCTACTATAAACTATGGCAAGacggcgctgtgccttagcggcggcgccagctTTGCCTACTACCATTTTGGCGTGGtcaaagcgctgcttgacGCAGATTTACTTCCCAGTATTGTGAGCGGTACATCTGCGGGTGGTCTCGTTGCCGCGCTTGTGTGCACAAGAACGAACAAGGAgttgcgcgagctgctgaTCCCCGAACTTGCCTACCGAATCACGGGCTGCGACGAGCCGATACATATATTGCTCTTGCGCATCTTTCGCACCGGCGCGCGTTTTGACGCCGTGCGTTGGGCCCAGAAAGCGCAGTTTTTCACTCGCGGATCGCTGACTTTCCGCGAGGCGTACCAACGCACGGGCAAAACGCTCAACATTAGTGTTGTGCCCTTTGACCAGCACTCTCCTGCACAGCTTTTGAATTATATTACAGCGCCAGACTGCCTGATATGGAGCGCCCTAATTGCATCCGCAGCAGTCCCTGGCATC CTTAACCCTGTATTTTTAATGCAAAAAGACCCCGACGGGTCTCTGCGCCCATGGAGCTGGGGATACAA ATTTCGCGATGGGAGCTTGCGTGTCGATATTCCGCTGCAACACTTGCATTCCCTGTTTAATGTTACGTATCCGATCGTGTCGCAAGTAAATCCCCACGTCCACTTGTTCCATTACGGCAACCGCGGCACGCCTGGGCGCCCAACTGCATACCGCCAAGGCAAAGGATGGCGTGGCGGATTTCTTCTTTCCGCCGCAGAGCTAATT CTCAAATTAAATTTGACGACCAATTTCAAGATTTTGCGCGATTTGCAGCTCATGCCCAAGCTACTGGGCCAAGATTGGTCCTCCGTCTTTTTGCAATCCTTCCATGGCGCCGTGACGATTTGGCCAAAGTCGCGCTTCCGCGACTGGCCACGAATCTTGACCGACCCAGACACGAACGAAATGCGTCGGCTGCTATTTTCTGCACAGAATGTGACATTTCCAAAACTCTACATGATTGGCAACCGCATGCGCATTGAGCGCGCTATCACACGAGGGAGAGAAGCATGTCGTGCTGTACGCGAAGCAAGTACAGAAGACGATCCACCTAACATTTTTACGCAGCCCGCATCGCCTACACTAGACGTAGCCGGCATGGAACTGAGCGATCCGGAACCTGGAATGGACGACTCGTCCACACCTATGGATATGAACATTAACTACAAGCACCCAGGACTAGCTACACCGCAGCACATGAGCTGGCAGGATCCTGTACGTTTGAAACGCCGCACCTCCAGCGTCTTGGAGACGTACTCCCCGCAATGGTATCGATTTGTACAAAACCGCGAGTCGGATTTAATGGACTGGAAAACACCCCTCTTTACAGCATCGCCCGAGCACGCAAGTCTCAGCAGCCACCGCACCTCTCGTTTTCCTTCGCCCGGCGCCGACACGCCCCCCGAACGCCAGTCTAGCCCCAACCcctttcgcgcgccgtaG
- the BUD6 gene encoding Bud site selection protein 6 (COG:S; EggNog:ENOG503NVUH; BUSCO:EOG09261I1I) codes for MESSVTRLLVGTKMLLEALTEWSHGRQTETNVSEIYVRLGNDFNVAITAFTSYGIDMSDLYSIPSDLRSCLETCLSEPASPAALEQYLPRIREIIIRLLQGLKVKQANYKQLALRQRSEQERKDAKTKERSQPTAAQAISDAAQLPLGPRSMGAVPLPTPPQQAPPATVPSALAQEETETDNVTMRALRSREALERRASKRFSAYTMTKMHVPGFWGGPGTSPRSSYGDRAMHHRNASAGVHPISDAPSEADDSHTTLVRIPSDASSTQGLGISTPTSRDRGHCSAPLPDPAVERDAPFKALAAVPEASPNMSSSFAPSPAMDVFVQLGRHTRKVQLPVDPSAPKRGLSVAALRMLFVDQFAYSPGMEDFPEIYTKDPATGIQYQLDDLDDVQARALLTLNIEPLDQVKQHVDLSLANVTRELRELKQMLRETEGGRAAADSAKAIPISDSDFLAAGDRMSNYVATPQLNAEPVHDGDGDGNANPAGVHLANELKKQYDELQKLRNDFAILRQVHGNAETDMRDVFARIRAQVKEFEEANNAGPSVGRSMIETGKCKLHPQSQEALTTVEDLQDLIEDLKLDVSQRGVKPKPSELKRIAEDIGTATQRLDELEQYVQNIKPHWKKAWETELQNIVDEQEFLNYQEGLLADLKQDHIALQDVFANIQQVVRLRDVNNRPHSPTAVARFVPPPPHKEHQGIGTVMIEVRGQAIDHERRLRAVQAAEKSREKVKVEHADEFSSELAGFVDGKQLRMTGGHRETDRVRQKRDQNTLRSMLTGGQELSSDVP; via the coding sequence ATGGAATCATCTGTGACGCGGCTCCTGGTAGGCACAAAGATGCTGCTGGAGGCGCTCACAGAATGGTCCCATGGCCGCCAGACAGAGACCAACGTCTCGGAGATTTATGTGCGCTTGGGCAATGATTTCAATGTAGCCATTACTGCATTCACAAGCTACGGGATCGACATGTCTGATCTGTACTCCATCCCCTCTGATCTACGCTCGTGTTTGGAGACGTGCCTGTCTGAGCCAGCATCGCCAGCCGCACTGGAGCAGTACTTACCGCGCATCCGGGAGATTATTATTCGTCTACTCCAGGGCCTGAAAGTGAAGCAGGCGAATTACAAGCAGCTTGCATTGCGGCAGCGCTCAGAGCAGGAACGCAAAGACGCCAAAACAAAAGAGCGCAGCCAGCCAACAGCAGCACAAGCAATTtccgacgccgcgcagctgccgcTTGGGCCACGTTCTATGGGAGCCGTGCCGCTCCCCACACCTCCTCAACAGGCACCGCCCGCGACAGTGCCGTCTGCGCTGGCGCAAGAAGAGACGGAAACAGACAATGTCACTATGCGCGCGTTGCGCAGCCGCGAAGCgctggagcggcgcgcaagcaaaCGCTTTAGTGCATACACCATGACCAAGATGCACGTTCCTGGATTTTGGGGCGGCCCGGGCACCAGTCCGCGCTCGTCCTACGGCGATCGTGCAATGCACCACCGGAATGCGTCTGCTGGCGTGCATCCCATCTCGGATGCTCCTTCCGAAGCGGATGACTCCCACACGACTTTGGTACGGATACCAAGCGACGCGTCTAGCACGCAAGGACTCGGTATCAGCACGCCCACGAGCCGTGATCGGGGtcactgcagcgcacctTTGCCCGACCCGGCcgtggagcgcgatgcgccgttTAAGGCGCTTGCTGCCGTCCCTGAAGCATCGCCAAACATGTCCTCCTCTTTTGCCCCTAGTCCCGCGATGGATGTTTTTGTACAGCTTGGGCGCCATACGCGCAAAGTGCAGCTTCCTGTGGatcccagcgcgccgaagcgtGGATTGTCAGTagctgcgctgcgcatgctcttTGTCGACCAATTCGCCTACTCCCCTGGCATGGAAGACTTTCCCGAAATTTATACCAAGGACCCAGCAACGGGTATACAGTACCAGCTTGATGATTTGGATGacgtgcaagcgcgcgccctTCTTACCCTGAACATTGAGCCGCTCGACCAGGTGAAGCAGCACGTGGACTTGTCACTGGCAAATGTCAcacgcgagctgcgcgaatTGAAgcagatgctgcgcgagacaGAAGGAGGCCGTGCAGCTGCCGACTCTGCCAAGGCAATTCCCATCAGCGATTCGGATTTTCTCGCGGCGGGCGACCGCATGTCGAACTACGTCGCGACGCCCCAGCTGAACGCCGAGCCTGTGCAcgatggcgatggcgatggcAATGCAAATCCAGCCGGCGTGCACCTTGCCAATGAACTAAAGAAGCAGTACGATGAACTgcaaaagctgcgcaatgaCTTTGCTATTCTTCGGCAGGTGCACGGCAATGCAGAGACGGATATGCGCGACGTTTTTGCACGTATCCGCGCGCAGGTCAAGGAGTTTGAAGAGGCAAACAATGCGGGCCCTTCTGTCGGGCGCAGCATGATCGAGACCGGCAAATGCAAGCTGCATCCGCAGTCACAGGAAGCGTTGACCACGGTCGAAGATCTGCAGGACTTGATCGAGGACCTGAAATTGGATGTGAGCCAGCGTGGCGTGAAGCCAAAGCCATCCGAGCTGAAGCGTATTGCTGAAGATATCGGCACGgccacgcagcgcttggacgAGCTCGAACAGTACGTGCAAAACATCAAGCCCCATTGGAAAAAGGCATGGGAAACGGAGCTGCAAAACATTGTGGACGAGCAAGAGTTTTTAAACTACCAAGAAGGACTTCTCGCAGATTTAAAGCAAGACCACATCGCTCTTCAGGACGTGTTTGCCAACATTCAGCAGGTCGtgcggctgcgcgacgTAAACAATAGGCCGCACTCGCCCACTGCCGTCGCCCGGTTTGTTCCTCCGCCACCCCACAAGGAGCACCAAGGAATAGGCACGGTGATGATCGAAGTGCGTGGCCAAGCAATCGACCACGAACGGCGATTGCGTGCGGTGCAAGCCGCAGAGAAGTCGCGCGAAAAGGTCAAGGTCGAGCATGCCGACGAATTCTCCTCAGAGCTCGCTGGTTTTGTGGATGGAAAACAGCTGCGCATGACGGGGGGACATCGCGAAACGGATCGTGTGCGCCAGAAACGCGACCAAAACACGCTTCGCTCGATGCTCACCGGTGGACAGGAGTTGTCTAGCGACGTCCCTTAG
- the SSL2 gene encoding DNA helicase (COG:K; COG:L; EggNog:ENOG503NTVF; BUSCO:EOG09260HSP), whose protein sequence is MSDGEDSGGNAVNAVSSIVRRDFSWMPLKLDHNSRPLWISPDDGHIILEGFNPLAEQAQDFLIAIAEPVSRPNFVHEYKLTPYSLYAAVSVGLEPDDIIEVLNRLSKVPVPTSVLDFIRAYTASFGKVKLVLKQNKYFVESSHPEILQMLLRDAVISAARIKPENSNVREEPAQKAAPARLQEGAQPENGAEQDLFSAVINVYDADELDEDDTVHSFEIKEEDIETVKRRCNDLGFPMLEEYDFRNDRMNPDLDVDLKPITHIRPYQEKSLAKMFGNSRARSGIIVLPCGAGKTLVGITAACTIKKSCLVLCTSSVSVMQWRQQFLQWSNVQDSQISVFTADEKQKFSGAAGIVVSTYSMVANTGKRSHTSQKMMNFLESREWGFILLDEVHVVPASMFRRVLTKIKAHAKLGLTATLVREDEKIDELNFLVGPKLYEANWMDLAAKGHIATVQCAEVWCPMTAEFYREYLRERSRKKMLLYCMNPTKFQAAQYLIQYHENRGDKIIVFSDNVYALEAYAIKLGKPYIHGGTPQIERMRILQNFQHNPIVNTIFLSKVGDTSIDLPEATCLIQISSHFGSRRQEAQRLGRILRAKRRNDEGFNAFFYSLVSKDTAEMYYSTKRQQFLIDQGYAFRVIMNLVGQQEMEGLVYASKSEQIELLQSVLIASESAAEFGTDYTQEQTQGAPRAKRFTGNLNALSGAQHMSYVERNRSMNKTLSNEQTRHKAFQKRAVAAKKRA, encoded by the coding sequence ATGTCGGACGGGGAAGATTCGGGTGGCAATGCAGTCAATGCCGTGTCGTCAATTGTGCGACGCGACTTTTCGTGGATGCCGCTCAAGCTAGATCATAATAGCCGCCCTTTGTGGATATCTCCCGACGATGGACACATTATTTTGGAAGGATTCAATCCGCTGGCGGAGCAGGCACAGGATTTTTTGATTGCGATTGCCGAGCCCGTGAGCAGGCCAAACTTTGTGCACGAGTACAAGCTTACGCCGTACTCTTTGTATGCAGCCGTGTCCGTTGGTCTTGAGCCAGACGACATTATCGAGGTTTTGAACCGTCTCTCAAAAGTACCGGTTCCTACGTCGGTGCTCGATTTTATTCGCGCGTACACGGCCAGCTTTGGCAAGGTAAAGCTGGTGCTGAAACAGAACAAGTACTTTGTCGAAAGCTCGCATCCCGAAATTTTGCAAATGCTACTCCGTGACGCAGTCATTAGCGCCGCACGGATCAAACCCGAAAACAgcaatgtgcgcgaggagccTGCACAgaaagcagcgcctgcgcggTTGCAAGAAGGCGCGCAACCAGAAAATGGCGCAGAGCAGGATTTGTTCAGTGCTGTGATTAATGTATACGATGCGgacgagctggacgaggacgacaCTGTGCACTCTTTCGAGATCAAGGAAGAGGATATCGAGACGgtcaagcgccgctgcaacGACCTCGGTTTTCCTATGCTAGAGGAATATGATTTTCGGAACGACCGCATGAACCCTGACTTGGACGTGGACTTGAAGCCGATCACGCACATTCGACCCTACCAGGAAAAGAGCCTGGCCAAGATGTTTGGTAATAGTCGCGCGCGGAGTGGGATTATTGTGCTTCCATGTGGCGCGGGCAAGACACTTGTTGGTATTACGGCAGCGTGCACGATCAAAAAGAGCTGCCTGGTACTGTGTACATCGAGCGTAAGCGTGATGCAATGGCGCCAGCAGTTTCTCCAATGGAGCAATGTACAGGACTCGCAGATTAGCGTATTTACCGCCGACGAAAAGCAGAAGTTTTCCGGTGCCGCGGGGATCGTCGTTTCGACCTATTCCATGGTGGCGAATACCGGAAAACGCTCGCATACGTCACAAAAGATGATGAACTTTCTCGAATCGCGCGAATGGGGCTTTATCCTCCTCGACGAAGTTCACGTCGTGCCCGCCAGCATGTTCCGTCGTGTACTTACCAAAATCAAAGCACACGCAAAACTGGGGCTCACTGCGACGCTTGTGCGTGAGGACGAAAAGATTGACGAACTCAACTTTCTTGTGGGTCCTAAACTGTACGAGGCCAACTGGATGGACCTGGCGGCGAAAGGACACATTGCAACGGTACAGTGTGCCGAGGTATGGTGTCCCATGACTGCCGAGTTTTATCGCGAGTacttgcgcgagcgcagcagaaAAAAGATGCTGTTGTACTGCATGAATCCGACAAAGTttcaagcggcgcagtaTTTGATTCAGTACCACGAGAACCGCGGCGATAAAATTATCGTATTTTCCGATAATGTGTATGCATTGGAGGCGTACGCCATCAAACTTGGAAAACCATATATCCATggcggcacgccgcaaATTGAACGTATGCGTATATTGCAAAACTTTCAACATAACCCGATTGTCAACACCATATTTCTGTCGAAGGTTGGCGATACCTCTATTGACCTGCCGGAAGCGACGTGCCTCATTCAAATTTCGTCGCACTTTGGCTCGCGCCGtcaagaggcgcagcgcttgggaCGTATTTTGCGTGCAAAACGGCGCAACGACGAGGGGTTCAATGCCTTTTTTTACAGTCTCGTGAGCAAAGATACCGCCGAGATGTACTATTCTACAAAAAGGCAGCAGTTTTTAATTGACCAGGGCTATGCATTCCGCGTGATTATGAACTTGGTGGGTCAGCAAGAGATGGAGGGACTGGTCTATGCAAGTAAGTCTGAGCAAatcgagctgctccagaGTGTATTGATTGCGTCGGAGAGTGCTGCAGAGTTCGGTACCGATTATACGCAAGAGCAAACGCAAggagcaccgcgcgccaaacgcttCACAGGAAACCTGAACGCTCtaagcggcgcgcagcacatgtCCTACGTGGAGCGCAACCGGTCTATGAACAAGACGCTCAGCAACGAGCAAACGCGGCACAAGGCGTTCCAAAAACGCGCTGTTGCtgcaaagaagcgcgccTAA
- the CSH3 gene encoding Protein csh3 (EggNog:ENOG503P2BZ; COG:S; TransMembrane:4 (i7-31o51-73i85-106o148-169i)) produces MGFRSGFVLGSIFFIYGVLFVTSTYDIPLIFHKPLSLDAFGRAEQFYLGLFYGPNSIKALLHAIMGAGVLGLALKVHRWTLNDKYFGMSSIVLYVGSLVMYLSVILPNIRALVHSSDEYYLLRAVFEHSTERASDPTMELILEERVSLVQVISATNLMIAAALFGVLLLQGGEWYAIRQDRINEDKHRRESIAKLDGQRTDKSQRNTKKTR; encoded by the coding sequence ATGGGGTTCCGCTCAGGATTCGTGCTCGGGAGTATCTTTTTCATCTACGGCGTATTGTTTGTCACGTCTACGTATGATATTCCGTTGATATTCCACAAGCCATTGTCGCTCGATGCGTTtggccgcgccgagcagtTTTATCTCGGTTTGTTCTACGGGCCAAACAGCATTAAGGCTTTGCTGCACGCCATTATGGGCGCTGGTGTGCTGGGGCTTGCATTGAAGGTGCACCGCTGGACTCTCAATGACAAGTACTTTGGTATGAGCAGCATTGTATTGTATGTGGGATCGCTGGTCATGTACCTCTCCGTGATTCTTCCCAATATCCGTGCATTGGTGCATTCTAGCGATGAGTACTACCTCTTGCGTGCCGTATTTGAGCACAGCACCGAGCGCGCATCAGACCCAACTATGGAACTTATCCTGGAAGAGCGCGTCTCGTTGGTTCAAGTAATTTCCGCGACCAACCTCATGATTGCTGCGGCACTCTTTGGTGTGCTGCTTCTCCAGGGCGGTGAGTGGTACGCGATCCGGCAAGATCGGATCAACGAGGATAAGCACCGCCGGGAATCGATCGCCAAGCTGGATGGTCAGCGCACCGATAAAAGCCAGCGAAACACAAAAAAGACGCGGTAA
- a CDS encoding D/L-glyceraldehyde reductase (EggNog:ENOG503NU9F; COG:S) produces the protein MNPNNKITLNDGNKIPQIGLGTWLSSPGEVGRAVEHAIKTGYRHLDLAKIYKNHAEIGEALKKAIPANVKREDLFITDKLWNNSHKPERVEKALDQTLQELGLDYLDLYLIHWPVAFEGELDDLLQEKDGFAVLDLETSLVDTWRAMIALQKTGKVKSIGVSNFSPAQIEVLTKETGVAPAVNQIEAHPLLPQDDLVDYHRKNNIHITAYSPLGNNLKGQTKIVEYPQILEIAKKRGVDPAQVLIAWGVKRGYSVIPKSVTPSRIESNFQLIELTDEEYKKVTDLITTVGRSVRFNTPFNYTPSWDINVFGEEAEKSAKNQLKNK, from the coding sequence ATGAACCCGAACAACAAGATTACGCTGAACGACGGCAACAAGATCCCTCAGATTGGCCTGGGCACATGGCTTTCTTCGCCTGGTGAGGTTGGCCGTGCCGTGGAGCATGCCATCAAGACTGGCTATCGCCACTTGGACCTGGCCAAGATCTACAAGAACCACGCGGAGATCGGGGAGGCGCTGAAGAAGGCGATTCCCGCAAATGTCAAGCGCGAGGACTTGTTCATTACTGACAAGCTCTGGAACAACTCGCACAAGCCTGAGCGTGTTGAAAAGGCGCTGGACCAGACTTTGCAAGAGCTTGGCTTGGACTATTTGGATCTCTACCTGATCCACTGGCCTGTCGCCTTTGAGGGTGAGCTAGACGATCTTTTGCAGGAAAAAGATGGTTTTGCTGTGCTTGACTTGGAGACGTCTCTCGTGGATACGTGGAGGGCTATGATTGCACTGCAAAAGACTGGCAAGGTCAAGTCGATTGGTGTCTCCAACTTTTCGCCCGCGCAGATTGAAGTGCTCACGAAGGAGACGGGTGTGGCCCCTGCAGTGAACCAAATTGAGGCGCACCCCTTGCTTCCCCAGGACGATCTTGTGGACTATCACAGGAAGAACAACATCCACATTACTGCGTACTCCCCGCTTGGCAACAACCTCAAGGGCCAAACGAAGATTGTGGAGTACCCGCAGATTCTTGAGATTGCCAAGAAGCGAGGCGTGGACCCGGCACAGGTGCTGATTGCTTGGGGTGTGAAGCGTGGCTACTCGGTCATTCCCAAGAGTGTGACCCCCAGTCGCATTGAAAGCAACTTCCAGCTGATTGAACTTACGGACGAAGAGTACAAAAAGGTCACGGACCTCATTACTACTGTCGGCCGTAGCGTTCGCTTTAATACGCCCTTCAACTACACGCCGTCCTGGGACATCAACGTGTTCGGTGAGGAGGCTGAGAAGTCGGCCAAAAACCAGCTCAAGAACAAGTAG